From one Mytilus edulis chromosome 1, xbMytEdul2.2, whole genome shotgun sequence genomic stretch:
- the LOC139516767 gene encoding cyclin-dependent kinase 7-like: protein MGIDEKLKRYEKLDFLGEGQFATVYKAKDLETGNIVAVKKIKVGTREEAADGINRTALREIKLLQELKHHHIIGLQDVFGHRSNVSLVFDFMDTDLEIIIKDNTIVLTPGHIKSYILQTLKGLEYLHHHWILHRDLKPNNLLINDQGLLKLGDFGLAKFFGSPSRIYTNQVVTRWYRCPELLFGARQYGTGVDMWAVGCILAELLLRVPFLPGDSDLDQLSRIFQMLGTPSEETWASMKDLPDFVKFKVFPGYDLKDVFIAGTEDLLCIMKKLLAMDPLQRCSATESLKMDYFSNKPPPTPGHLLPKAGKPPEQKPNLKRKFTGQDSVGLVKRLQF from the exons ATGGGCATTGATGAAAAGTTGAAAAGATATGAAAAACTTGACTTTCTTGGAGAAGGACAG tttgcTACAGTATATAAGGCTAAAGACCTTGAGACGGGAAATATTGTTGCTGTGAAAAAG ATAAAAGTTGGTACTAGAGAGGAAGCTGCAGATGGTATAAACAGGACAGCATTGAGAGAAATTAAACTTCTACAAGAACTTAAACATCACCATATTATAGGT TTACAAGATGTATTTGGACATAGATCAAACGTCAGTTTAGTGTTTGATTTTATGGATACTGATTTAGAG ATAATAATCAAAGACAATACAATTGTACTAACACCTGGTCATATCAAATCCTACATATTACAGACTTTAAAAGGTTTAGAATACCTTCACCATCACTGGATTCTTCACAGA GACTTGAAACCCAATAATTTATTGATCAATGATCAGGGCTTACTAAAGTTGGGAGATTTTGGTTTGGCCAAATTTTTTGGATCACCATCaagaatatatacaaatcaaGTTGTTACTAG gtGGTATAGATGTCCAGAACTTTTGTTTGGAGCAAGGCAATATGGAACTGGTGTAGACATGTGGGCAGTTGGATGTATACTGGCAGAGCTTTTACTTAGG GTACCATTTCTACCAGGAGATTCAGATTTAGACCAGTTAAGTAGAATATTCCAGATGTTAGGTACACCATCTGAGGAAACATGGGCA AGTATGAAAGATTTACCAGACTTTGTGAAGTTTAAGGTATTCCCTGGGTATGATTTAAAAGATGTGTTTATAGCTGGAACAGAAGATTTACTGTGTATAATGAAAAAACTATTGGCCATGGATCCACTACAGAGATGTTCAGCAACAGAG tCATTGAAAATGGATTACTTTAGTAACAAACCTCCACCAACACCAGGTCACCTGTTACCTAAAGCAGGAAAACCACCAGAGCAAAAACCAAACTTAAAACGCAAATTCACAGGACAAGATTCGG ttgGACTGGTAAAGAGACTTCAATTCTGA